The Polyodon spathula isolate WHYD16114869_AA chromosome 13, ASM1765450v1, whole genome shotgun sequence genome includes a region encoding these proteins:
- the LOC121326002 gene encoding PWWP domain-containing protein 2B-like isoform X2 encodes MEAAAQELRAGYRIPVFIDQIINDTLVVTLSHGDHSYTGILLNSSKKTGLFCLPDILSSQDEPPVPSSSNSNAVSHDNMCFQPPTKTEPQPCNKHTPKPTENMSISTPFTLPGALSQYPPYFEGAPFPQPLWVRQTYNQWVPQPPPRVIKRTKRRNRDSARMTVSTIRLRPRQVLCEKCKNTLNSDEDNKDGDSSKAAKKENTDVKESKKWEEMDNDSKKCKKEKKEEEGFPVELVPHSPVIKISYSTPQGKGEVIKIPSRVHGSVKPFCPKQLMQNGGGLERDEECQENKSLPDKPANGPAASIPKLKLTRPLHFNADVPPPKIRLKPRSSGGDSVSVYQAEFVNDPQRQIKTRSRSVHADIHSEDSAERSSLELSSGSSGDEDGFNKQHDDIEQHGDLTLLLNFRKRKADSSSLSVCSNDSLDESKSSSSDGASPELCDFAPGEDISVSSSSKDEQKTVPPLTVRLHTKSVTKCVTEEGQTVSVGDIVWGKIHGFPWWPARVLSISTSKKEDGEPLWQEAKVSWFGSPTTSLLSVSKLSPFLEFFRLRFNRKKKGIYRRAIAEAAKAAEHLTPEITSLLTHCET; translated from the exons ATGGAGGCTGCGGCACAGGAGCTGCGAGCCGGCTACAGGATCCCAGTGTTCATCGATCAGATTATCAACGACACGCTAGTGGTGACCCTCAGCCACGGAGACCACAGCTATACCGGAATATTGCTGAACTCTAGCAAAAA GACTGGGTTGTTTTGTCTTCCAGACATATTATCAAGTCAAGATGAGCCTCCAGTACCAAGCAGCAGCAACAGTAATGCTGTTTCCCATGACAACATGTGTTTCCAGCCACCCACTAAGACTGAGCCACAGCCATGTAATAAACATACTCCCAAACCTACAGAGAACATGTCCATTTCTACTCCTTTTACTTTGCCTGGAGCACTGTCTCAGTACCCTCCATATTTTGAAGGGGCTCCCTTTCCACAGCCCCTGTGGGTAAGACAGACATATAACCAGTGGGTCCCACAACCTCCTCCAAGGGTAATCAAAAGAACCAAACGACGAAACCGTGATTCTGCCAGAATGACTGTGAGCACTATTAGATTGCGGCCCAGGCAGGTTCTTTGTGAAAAGTGCAAGAACACTTTAAACAGCGACGAGGACAACAAAGATGGAGACAGTTCCAAAGCTGCTAAAAAGGAGAACACAGATGTGAAAGAATCAAAGAAATGGGAGGAGATGGACAATGACAGCAAAAAGTGTaaaaaggagaagaaagaggAAGAGGGCTTTCCAGTTGAACTTGTTCCCCATAGTCCAGTTATCAAGATATCTTATAGCACTCCACAGGGCAAAGGAGAAGTGATCAAAATACCTTCAAGAGTGCACGGTTCAGTTAAACCATTCTGCCCCAAACAGTTAATGCAGAATGGAGGCGGCCTTGAGAGGGACGAAGAATGTCAAGAAAACAAAAGTCTTCCAGACAAACCAGCAAATGGCCCAGCTGCTTCAATTCCAAAACTGAAACTAACCAGGCCTTTGCATTTCAATGCAGATGTCCCACCTCCAAAAATAAGGCTTAAGCCCCGAAGTAGTGGTGGAGACAGCGTTTCTGTATATCAGGCTGAATTTGTTAACGATCCACAGAGACAAATTAAGACCAGATCGCGGTCGGTTCATGCTGATATTCATTCAGAAGACTCTGCTGAAAGGAGCTCCCTCGAATTGTCCTCGGGAAGCTCTGGAGACGAGGACGGATTTAATAAGCAACACGATGACATAGAACAACATGGCGATTTGACTCTGCTGCTCAATTTTCGTAAGAGGAAAGCAGACTCGTCTAGTTTGTCAGTCTGTAGCAACGATAGTCTGGATGAATCAAAATCTTCCAGCTCAGACGGTGCATCTCCGGAACTCTGTGATTTTGCCCCTGGAGAGGACATCTCTGTTTCCTCCTCATCAAAAGATGAGCAAAAGACTGTGCCGCCCCTAACGGTTCGATTGCACACCAAGAGTGTCACAAAGTGTGTCACAGAAGAAGGTCAGACTGTTTCAGTAGGAGATATAGTGTGGGGTAAAATTCACGGCTTCCCTTGGTGGCCTGCCCGTGTTCTTAGCATTAGCACCAGCAAAAAAGAAGACGGCGAACCACTGTGGCAAGAAGCAAAGGTCTCCTGGTTTGGTTCCCCCACAACATCTTTGCTCTCTGTGTCAAAACTTTCGCCATTCTTAGAGTTTTTCCGTTTGAGGTTTAACCGAAAGAAGAAGGGAATCTATAGGAGGGCTATTGCCGAAGCTGCCAAGGCAGCTGAACATTTGACACCAGAAATAACATCTCTCCTCACACATTGTGAAACGTAG
- the LOC121326002 gene encoding PWWP domain-containing protein 2B-like isoform X1, with the protein MEAAAQELRAGYRIPVFIDQIINDTLVVTLSHGDHSYTGILLNSSKKTGLFCLPDILSSQDEPPVPSSSNSNAVSHDNMCFQPPTKTEPQPCNKHTPKPTENMSISTPFTLPGALSQYPPYFEGAPFPQPLWVRQTYNQWVPQPPPRVIKRTKRRNRDSARMTVSTIRLRPRQVLCEKCKNTLNSDEDNKDGDSSKAAKKENTDVKESKKWEEMDNDSKKCKKEKKEEEGFPVELVPHSPVIKISYSTPQGKGEVIKIPSRVHGSVKPFCPKQLMQNGGGLERDEECQENKSLPDKPANGPAASIPKLKLTRPLHFNADVPPPKIRLKPRSSGGDSVSVYQAEFVNDPQRQIKTRSRSVHADIHSEDSAERSSLELSSGSSGDEDGFNKQHDDIEQHGDLTLLLNFRKRKADSSSLSVCSNDSLDESKSSSSDGASPELCDFAPGEDISVSSSSKDEQKTVPPLTVRLHTKSVTKCVTEEGQTVSVGDIVWGKIHGFPWWPARVLSISTSKKEDGEPLWQEAKVSWFGSPTTSLLSVSKLSPFLEFFRLRFNRKKKGIYRRAIAEAAKAAEHLTPEITSLLTHCETKPKTGAHLSS; encoded by the exons ATGGAGGCTGCGGCACAGGAGCTGCGAGCCGGCTACAGGATCCCAGTGTTCATCGATCAGATTATCAACGACACGCTAGTGGTGACCCTCAGCCACGGAGACCACAGCTATACCGGAATATTGCTGAACTCTAGCAAAAA GACTGGGTTGTTTTGTCTTCCAGACATATTATCAAGTCAAGATGAGCCTCCAGTACCAAGCAGCAGCAACAGTAATGCTGTTTCCCATGACAACATGTGTTTCCAGCCACCCACTAAGACTGAGCCACAGCCATGTAATAAACATACTCCCAAACCTACAGAGAACATGTCCATTTCTACTCCTTTTACTTTGCCTGGAGCACTGTCTCAGTACCCTCCATATTTTGAAGGGGCTCCCTTTCCACAGCCCCTGTGGGTAAGACAGACATATAACCAGTGGGTCCCACAACCTCCTCCAAGGGTAATCAAAAGAACCAAACGACGAAACCGTGATTCTGCCAGAATGACTGTGAGCACTATTAGATTGCGGCCCAGGCAGGTTCTTTGTGAAAAGTGCAAGAACACTTTAAACAGCGACGAGGACAACAAAGATGGAGACAGTTCCAAAGCTGCTAAAAAGGAGAACACAGATGTGAAAGAATCAAAGAAATGGGAGGAGATGGACAATGACAGCAAAAAGTGTaaaaaggagaagaaagaggAAGAGGGCTTTCCAGTTGAACTTGTTCCCCATAGTCCAGTTATCAAGATATCTTATAGCACTCCACAGGGCAAAGGAGAAGTGATCAAAATACCTTCAAGAGTGCACGGTTCAGTTAAACCATTCTGCCCCAAACAGTTAATGCAGAATGGAGGCGGCCTTGAGAGGGACGAAGAATGTCAAGAAAACAAAAGTCTTCCAGACAAACCAGCAAATGGCCCAGCTGCTTCAATTCCAAAACTGAAACTAACCAGGCCTTTGCATTTCAATGCAGATGTCCCACCTCCAAAAATAAGGCTTAAGCCCCGAAGTAGTGGTGGAGACAGCGTTTCTGTATATCAGGCTGAATTTGTTAACGATCCACAGAGACAAATTAAGACCAGATCGCGGTCGGTTCATGCTGATATTCATTCAGAAGACTCTGCTGAAAGGAGCTCCCTCGAATTGTCCTCGGGAAGCTCTGGAGACGAGGACGGATTTAATAAGCAACACGATGACATAGAACAACATGGCGATTTGACTCTGCTGCTCAATTTTCGTAAGAGGAAAGCAGACTCGTCTAGTTTGTCAGTCTGTAGCAACGATAGTCTGGATGAATCAAAATCTTCCAGCTCAGACGGTGCATCTCCGGAACTCTGTGATTTTGCCCCTGGAGAGGACATCTCTGTTTCCTCCTCATCAAAAGATGAGCAAAAGACTGTGCCGCCCCTAACGGTTCGATTGCACACCAAGAGTGTCACAAAGTGTGTCACAGAAGAAGGTCAGACTGTTTCAGTAGGAGATATAGTGTGGGGTAAAATTCACGGCTTCCCTTGGTGGCCTGCCCGTGTTCTTAGCATTAGCACCAGCAAAAAAGAAGACGGCGAACCACTGTGGCAAGAAGCAAAGGTCTCCTGGTTTGGTTCCCCCACAACATCTTTGCTCTCTGTGTCAAAACTTTCGCCATTCTTAGAGTTTTTCCGTTTGAGGTTTAACCGAAAGAAGAAGGGAATCTATAGGAGGGCTATTGCCGAAGCTGCCAAGGCAGCTGAACATTTGACACCAGAAATAACATCTCTCCTCACACATTGTGAAAC GAAACCAAAGACAGGAGCACATCTGTCCTCCTAG